Proteins co-encoded in one Candidatus Poribacteria bacterium genomic window:
- a CDS encoding phytanoyl-CoA dioxygenase family protein, protein MAYKELVTKKPFIVNKNLGSAVEVEPEELTLTNADGVPVSVPTQKQKYDFDRNGWLLIPNVLSDADISEMREFCQRLQESPEYIPEPERCTLGGPLQRLADHPVIVGFLNEFLAYPPAASEDCYGFRLEETTALFGDTALPSETKSVLQKGNGLFRLPGDSHLYRCVPGRGWSGLTRVLWELNEVTAATNSIRFIAGSHKAAYPIPEAVQNPNSPLWETYECPAGSVIFFTESLTQTQVASNAAARICVSNLYNTVASRWSNWLPNAQLLEAMPPKRQTLFRETYAGGNVINGDFNRRTSAYPAEI, encoded by the coding sequence ATGGCTTACAAAGAACTCGTAACGAAGAAACCTTTTATCGTCAACAAGAACTTGGGGAGTGCCGTTGAGGTCGAACCCGAAGAATTGACGCTAACCAACGCAGACGGTGTGCCTGTCAGTGTTCCAACACAAAAACAAAAATACGACTTTGATCGGAACGGCTGGCTTTTGATTCCAAACGTCTTATCAGATGCCGACATCTCGGAGATGCGTGAATTTTGTCAACGGCTTCAGGAATCACCAGAATACATTCCTGAACCAGAACGTTGCACCCTCGGCGGTCCTCTCCAGAGACTTGCCGATCATCCGGTCATTGTCGGATTCCTCAATGAATTCTTGGCATACCCACCCGCGGCAAGTGAAGATTGCTACGGCTTTCGACTGGAGGAAACGACGGCACTTTTCGGAGATACAGCGCTGCCTTCTGAAACTAAATCCGTCCTTCAGAAGGGAAACGGCTTGTTCCGCTTACCCGGTGATTCGCACCTGTATCGATGTGTGCCAGGTCGCGGCTGGAGCGGGCTCACACGCGTCTTATGGGAACTCAATGAAGTTACTGCTGCAACTAATAGCATCCGCTTCATCGCCGGAAGCCACAAAGCAGCGTATCCGATACCAGAAGCAGTGCAGAACCCGAATTCACCGCTTTGGGAGACTTACGAGTGTCCGGCAGGTTCGGTTATCTTTTTCACAGAATCTCTGACACAAACGCAAGTGGCATCCAATGCCGCCGCTCGGATCTGCGTCTCAAACCTATATAACACCGTGGCGAGTCGTTGGTCGAATTGGCTACCTAACGCACAACTTCTCGAAGCAATGCCTCCCAAACGACAGACCCTTTTCCGAGAAACTTACGCAGGTGGCAATGTTATTAATGGCGATTTTAACCGTCGCACATCCGCCTATCCGGCGGAAATCTAA
- a CDS encoding phytanoyl-CoA dioxygenase family protein yields the protein MEKQTNRNLQPWLGALLPPDTCELPTQNADGLAVPELTVEQRYAFDTHGWFLIPEVFNGSELKEMRDFGHRLHHDPESIPEHERSTLGGPLQKLIDHPLVVSLLNEFTAHPAVTSPECYGFTVESTSLFYRTPGMGRFVPHNGNGLLRFPGDVHYYNAFPGKGYSPHTRVVWELNEVKKGQGGTLLVTGSHKSVYTAPPDIQNPDSDIWSTYGCPAGSLLFFTEALTHSATTWTNTENDRIAIFNLYSPVDSGFAKVYQPHPKLLTEMPSLRQTLFRDRYVVDNTNGTP from the coding sequence ATGGAAAAACAGACGAACAGAAATTTGCAACCTTGGCTCGGTGCCTTACTACCACCAGATACTTGCGAACTGCCTACCCAAAACGCTGACGGTTTAGCCGTTCCCGAACTAACTGTTGAACAACGCTACGCTTTTGATACCCACGGTTGGTTTCTAATTCCCGAAGTCTTCAACGGTTCGGAACTCAAAGAGATGCGCGACTTCGGACACCGGCTGCACCACGATCCGGAATCCATCCCAGAACATGAACGGAGTACGCTCGGAGGTCCGCTTCAGAAACTGATTGATCATCCACTCGTTGTCTCGCTTCTCAACGAATTCACAGCACATCCAGCCGTGACGAGCCCAGAATGCTACGGCTTCACTGTTGAAAGCACAAGCCTCTTTTACCGGACCCCCGGCATGGGAAGATTCGTCCCGCACAACGGCAACGGATTACTCCGTTTTCCGGGGGATGTCCACTACTATAACGCCTTCCCGGGCAAAGGTTACAGTCCACACACCCGCGTTGTATGGGAACTCAACGAAGTGAAAAAAGGGCAAGGTGGAACGCTTTTAGTGACCGGTAGCCACAAGTCGGTTTACACAGCACCGCCGGACATCCAAAACCCCGATTCCGATATTTGGAGTACTTACGGATGCCCAGCAGGTTCACTGCTCTTTTTCACAGAAGCACTCACCCACAGCGCAACAACATGGACGAATACAGAAAACGACAGGATTGCAATTTTCAACCTATATAGCCCGGTGGATAGCGGTTTCGCGAAAGTTTACCAGCCGCATCCAAAACTCCTTACGGAAATGCCATCGCTGCGTCAGACCTTGTTCCGCGACAGATATGTGGTGGACAACACTAACGGAACTCCGTAA
- a CDS encoding sulfatase: MSTQQPNVLWIYGEDLSPDLACYGTPAVETPNIDRIASEGTRYTNAFVTCPVCSPSRSALITGTYQTHFDAHNHRSNRDKPLRSDMRLITDCFREAGYFTCNSPGPPYNRPGKTDFNFQREQPFDGIDWRERAEGQPFYAQINIPDTHRVFKPDPEHPIPPEDVELPPYYPDHPLTRKDWALYLESIQILDKKVGQILKRLDDEGLSDNTIIFFMSDHGRAHIRCKQFLYDGGTHIPLIVRWPEHVEPNTVSDALISGVDFAPTTLSLAGIEIPDFMQGQVFLGPDATPRDAVFAARDRCDGTDDRIRCIRTHRYKLIRNYHPERPYMQFNGYKKQQYPLWSLMPLLSTRGELTPAQQYFMQQTRPVEELYDLEADPYETNNLAADPDHDPVRSELASQLDAWMVETGDMGEIPESSEVTSYWDENMAERFRQDMEKRGLSHDVSDADYVAWWENHLLT; this comes from the coding sequence ATGTCTACGCAACAACCAAACGTTCTCTGGATTTACGGCGAAGATCTTTCTCCAGACCTCGCCTGTTACGGCACGCCTGCCGTGGAAACGCCAAACATCGACAGAATCGCATCGGAAGGTACCCGCTACACCAACGCCTTCGTTACATGTCCGGTCTGCTCACCGAGCCGTTCTGCGTTAATCACCGGGACATATCAGACACACTTTGATGCACACAACCATCGAAGTAATCGGGATAAGCCACTGCGATCGGACATGAGACTCATCACTGACTGTTTTCGGGAGGCAGGCTATTTCACTTGCAACAGTCCAGGACCACCTTACAACCGTCCCGGGAAGACCGATTTTAATTTCCAACGAGAACAGCCTTTTGACGGTATCGACTGGCGTGAACGCGCTGAAGGACAACCGTTCTACGCGCAAATCAACATTCCAGACACACACCGCGTCTTCAAGCCGGATCCAGAGCATCCTATTCCACCAGAGGACGTTGAACTACCGCCTTACTATCCTGACCACCCACTCACCCGAAAGGATTGGGCACTCTATCTCGAAAGCATTCAGATTTTAGATAAGAAAGTCGGACAAATTCTCAAACGCTTAGATGATGAGGGCCTCTCGGATAATACGATCATCTTTTTTATGAGTGACCACGGGCGTGCACATATCCGTTGCAAGCAGTTCCTCTATGACGGCGGCACCCACATACCACTGATCGTCCGATGGCCCGAACACGTTGAACCCAACACCGTTAGTGACGCACTCATCAGCGGTGTTGATTTTGCCCCGACAACGCTTTCCCTTGCTGGTATTGAGATCCCCGATTTCATGCAAGGACAGGTCTTCCTCGGTCCAGACGCAACGCCGCGCGACGCTGTCTTCGCAGCACGCGACCGATGCGATGGAACGGATGACAGAATTCGGTGCATTCGGACACACCGCTATAAATTGATTCGTAACTACCATCCTGAACGTCCATACATGCAATTTAACGGTTATAAGAAGCAACAGTATCCGCTTTGGAGCCTGATGCCGTTGCTTTCGACACGTGGCGAATTGACGCCAGCGCAACAGTATTTCATGCAACAGACGCGTCCGGTTGAAGAGCTGTATGATCTCGAAGCAGATCCGTATGAAACTAATAACCTCGCTGCCGATCCAGATCATGACCCTGTGCGAAGCGAACTTGCCTCGCAGCTCGACGCATGGATGGTAGAAACAGGAGACATGGGCGAAATACCTGAATCTTCCGAGGTCACCTCCTATTGGGATGAAAATATGGCGGAAAGATTCAGACAAGACATGGAAAAACGAGGACTTTCGCACGATGTAAGCGATGCGGATTATGTCGCATGGTGGGAGAATCACTTGCTAACTTGA